The genomic window CCTGTTCAAACATTTGGGTAGTTTTTGCCATCGCCGAGCTATTGTTTTGAATTTGCGGTAACGGCAAAAATTGCTTGATGACACACGGAGAGTTTAACCTGTCTGTGTCTTCAGCGAAAAAGCTCCGACTAAAAGCTCCTTCACCGATTGGGCGAACGGCTCTATAGCGTTTTCTGAGAAACAATTGCGCCCCACAAGTGGGACAAGTCTTTGCTTCATCACGGTTTTGGGGCTTTTTACAGAAGGGGTTGAGGCAATAGCTCATACCTGATAATAATTAAGCGGCTTCAAATAATAGTAATGCTTACTAGGATAGTTGCGAACAGTAGTTGGATGTTTTTTTAGTAAAATTTCTGATTTTAGGCAACAGGTAACGAGAAACATGGAACGGAGAATGGAAGATGTAGCAGAAATCAAGGGAAATTTCCGAATTCGTTGTTATAATTCCTAATTAATAAAATCTAAAATATAAAACCTAAAACCTAAAATCAAATGACTTCAGCTTTTACTTCCAAAATAATAACTAATTGGCCGGATCATACCCAGTTACCAGAATCAAATGGTACTTTCGGGAAAAATTTCCAAGAACATCCCCAAAGTATACTGTTAACTGATTCAATTGAACCAATTTTGCAAAGAATTCATCCTGACGGACAATACTGTATCGGTCAAGATTGTGGCATATATTGGCGCATGACTGAGCCACCAGAGCGAGGCGCAGAAGCACCAGATTGGTTTTATGTGCCAAATGTACCACCAATGCTGAATGGTGAAATGCGCCGTTCTTATGTAATGTGGCAAGAATTTCTCCCGCCTTTAATTGTTTTAGAATTTGTTTCTGGGGATGGTACAGAAGAACGAGATAAAACACCGATAACTGGCAAATTTTGGGTTTATGAACAAACAATTCGTCCGGCGTTTTATGGAATTTACGAAGTAAGAAAAGCGAGTGTAGAAGTTTATCATTTAATCGAAAATCGCTTTGAATTACTCAATGTCAATGAACGGGGACATTATCCAATTGCACCGTTGGGAGTTGAGTTGGGTATTTGGCAAGGACAATATCAAAATATGGAATTACCTTGGTTGCGCTG from Phormidium ambiguum IAM M-71 includes these protein-coding regions:
- a CDS encoding Uma2 family endonuclease, whose amino-acid sequence is MTSAFTSKIITNWPDHTQLPESNGTFGKNFQEHPQSILLTDSIEPILQRIHPDGQYCIGQDCGIYWRMTEPPERGAEAPDWFYVPNVPPMLNGEMRRSYVMWQEFLPPLIVLEFVSGDGTEERDKTPITGKFWVYEQTIRPAFYGIYEVRKASVEVYHLIENRFELLNVNERGHYPIAPLGVELGIWQGQYQNMELPWLRWWDLDGNLLLTGAERAERERQRAERLAAKLRELGIEPEE